The genomic stretch CGTCAATACGGTCGCGCCCTTTCTCACGCTCGCCCATCTTTACGAAGAAACGAGAAATCCGGTCTGGCGTCCCTACCTGGAAAGCTGGGCCGAATGGGTGATGCATGACATGCCGAGAACCGAGGACGGCGGCATCCAGCACATCGTCTACAATTCGGTCAACCACCAGCAGATGTGGGACGACACGCTGATGATGACCGTGCTGCCGCTCGCCAAGATCGGTCTCGTGCTCGACCGGCCGGATTACATCGACGAGGCGAAGTACCAGTTCCTGATCCACACCCAGTATCTTGCCGACCGCAGGACCGGGCTCTGGTATCACGGCTGGACGTTTGACGGGAACCACAGCTTCGCCAATGCGCTCTGGGCGCGCGGCAACAGCTGGGTGACGATCGCCATCCCCGAATTCATCGACATGCTCAAGCTTCCGGAAAGCGATCCGGTCGCCCGCCACCTGATCGCCACCTACCGTCGCCAGGCGCGCATGCTGAAGGAGACGCAGGCCCCGTCCGGCCTCTGGCATACGCTGATTGACGATCCTGAAAGCTATGAGGAAGCGTCAGCCGCCGCGGGCTTTGCCTACGGCCTCCTGAAAGGCGTGCGGATGCGTCTGATCGGCCAAGACTATCTCGAAACGGCGGAACGCGCCGTCAAGGGCGTGGTCGACAATATCAGCGATGACGGCGAATTGCTGAACGTCTCCTTTGGCACCGCGATCGGCGCGGATCTCGACCACTACCGGGAGATCAAGCTTACCTCCATGCCCTACGGCCAGGCGATGGCGATGTTCTGCCTCAGCGAATATCTCCGGCAATACCTGTAGGGCAATGCCGGCAGGAGCGGGAGCGCCCCCCCCGCTCGCCTGGATGGCGTCAGGCGCTTTCGGCGACGTAACCGAGCGCCTGCGAGACGTCATGGGTCGCCGATTTCAAGAGCGCGACATAGTCGTCCTTGCGGGCCTCGTCGAAGCGGAACAGCGGAAAGGCGATGCTGATCGCCGCGATCGACTTGCCCACATGGTTGAGCACCGGCGCGGCGATGCAGCGCACGCCCGCCTCGCTCTCCTCGATCTCCTCCGCATAGCCGCCGGCGCGGACCGCGAGGAGCTCCTCGCGCAGCACCGCCTTGTCGGTTATCGTGTTGGGGGCGGTCACTTCCATCTGCATTTCCGCCAGCCTTTCCGCAATCTCCTCGTCGTCACGGAAGGCAAGAAGCGCCTTGCCAAGCGAGGTCGAATGCAACGGATTGCGTTTGCCGAGCGTCGAGTTCATCGACAGGCTGTAGGTTGAATCATACTGGTGGATATAGACGACGCGCTGCTCGCGCCCGTCGAGGATGCCGAGATTGATCGATTCCCCCGTGGCGCGGGACAGCCGGCCCATGGCCTTGTCGGCAACGCGCAGGATGTCGGCCTGGCTCTTCATCGTCTGCGCGGCGAGGCTGAACAGGCGCGGCGTCAGTTCGTAGCGTTCGCTGTCTTCATCCTGCGCCACATAGCCGAGCTCCATCATCGTATGCAGCAGGCGGTGGGTGGTGCTTTTCGAGGTCATGGCGCAATGGGCGATCTCCGCCAGGGCGGCGCTGCGGCTTTCCGCCAGCGTCTCCAGCACCGCAAAAACCTTAAGGACGGCAGCCACATTCTCCGTTTTCGGCCTGTTGTCTTTCACTGCAAGTCCTCCACCACCTGTCGCATCCGTCCATTTTCGGCTCCCTCGCCGCGCCGGGCCATGCGTTTTGTCAAACCCGGAGCGCAGCGCCTTTTAGTGCCTA from Martelella sp. AD-3 encodes the following:
- a CDS encoding glycoside hydrolase family 105 protein, with translation MDPLLQRKEHFIERDAVCALIEKLADNLVNIKDETGEFLLRLDDGRVIDTKGWAGWEWTHGIGLYGLLKYREMTGSALALDIITRWFSDRLAEGTPTRNVNTVAPFLTLAHLYEETRNPVWRPYLESWAEWVMHDMPRTEDGGIQHIVYNSVNHQQMWDDTLMMTVLPLAKIGLVLDRPDYIDEAKYQFLIHTQYLADRRTGLWYHGWTFDGNHSFANALWARGNSWVTIAIPEFIDMLKLPESDPVARHLIATYRRQARMLKETQAPSGLWHTLIDDPESYEEASAAAGFAYGLLKGVRMRLIGQDYLETAERAVKGVVDNISDDGELLNVSFGTAIGADLDHYREIKLTSMPYGQAMAMFCLSEYLRQYL
- the kdgR gene encoding DNA-binding transcriptional regulator KdgR, which gives rise to MKDNRPKTENVAAVLKVFAVLETLAESRSAALAEIAHCAMTSKSTTHRLLHTMMELGYVAQDEDSERYELTPRLFSLAAQTMKSQADILRVADKAMGRLSRATGESINLGILDGREQRVVYIHQYDSTYSLSMNSTLGKRNPLHSTSLGKALLAFRDDEEIAERLAEMQMEVTAPNTITDKAVLREELLAVRAGGYAEEIEESEAGVRCIAAPVLNHVGKSIAAISIAFPLFRFDEARKDDYVALLKSATHDVSQALGYVAESA